Proteins from one Hyperolius riggenbachi isolate aHypRig1 chromosome 4, aHypRig1.pri, whole genome shotgun sequence genomic window:
- the LOC137504282 gene encoding uncharacterized protein, with protein MSRNTGVLLPSLSNKETSRELQVHLKPKKAKHRSKIQKVSDGQHPLSIEPTTRQLLSDIIGSKRCVFACADSSGITTVPEICGGVRRRESENNILEESDGLIGHNNLIFPCNTVGSTPLQKSPELDPIKVGQASLLPGQESDDSLECQAVTTVVDGATTSVNRESLGVSNPVHHNNGCELLGMGSASGLSDSSGTMVKPDQQQVFEQQRAASSLGSHTSIQDTDMENPRDDTYRQQYSGGIHKSPGRHKKQVTATAGIKDSALGRAQSQVYKSGSPEGDTKLPSRLPEQMQSVPGRMESQRPGVSSVDRTLDCSSSGLIRQKEQCEMPDVLLSLSPRRTMGSRCLLDQLEPSQNVHFSASTFDFQSTEQNLSRPGGSNLDCPVLAKKTVVCSATTISYGSSDPSRSRGPVNSGTSGASQSEPSSSFSMEPEWRILKSKGFSNRLSETLLQSRKKVTRQIYSKAWRVYNNWCEANSRDTGHSNSVLEFLQDGFQKGLSSSTLKVQVSALTVFLDRKLAEEEDIIRFFKALRRIRPTIHSRVPSWDLNTVLQGLCEPPFEPLVDSSDKLLTIKTAFLLAITSARRVGELQALSILEPYCVISDDRITLRLDTSFLPKVVSKFHRSQEIFLPSFCNNPSNQKEQKLHCLDVRRCVLEYLQRTKSWRTSNALLVLFAGKFRGKQASKSTIARWIKQAISLSYAQQGKQLTSAVRAHSTRAVSTSWAERAGASVEQICKAATWSSQNTFVRHYRLDVLSSADLTFGRKVLQAVIPP; from the exons ATGTCAAGAAACACTGGGGTTTTACTCCCCAGTCTTTCTAATAAAGAAACCTCAAGGGAGTTACAGGTTCATCTTAAACCTAAAAAGGCTAAACACCGCAGTAAGATACAGAAAGTTTCGGATGGACAACATCCGCTCAGTATTGAACCTACTACAAGACAGCTCCTATCTGACATCATTGGATCTAAAAGATGCGTATTTGCATGTGCCGATTCATCTGGAATCACAACAGTTCCTGAGATTTGCGGTGGTGTTAGAAGGAGAG AGTCTGAAAACAATATCCTTGAGGAAAGCGATGGCCTTATTGGGCACAATAACCTCATCTTTCCCTGCAATACAGTGGGGTCAACTCCACTCCAGAAGTCTCCAGAGTTGGATCCTATCAAAGTGGGACAAGCATCTCTCCTCCCTGGACAAGAGAGTGATGATTCCTTGGAGTGTCAAGCAGTCACTACTGTGGTGGATGGAGCCACAACATCTGTCAACAGGGAATCTTTGGGAGTTTCCAACCCAGTACATCATAACAACGGATGCGAGCTCTTGGGGATGGGGAGCGCATCTGGACTCTCTGACAGCTCAGGGACAATGGTCAAGCCGGATCAGCAACAGGTCTTCGAACAGCAGAGAGCTGCAAGCAGTCTGGGAAGCCATACTAGCATTCAAGATACAGATATGGAAAACCCACGTGACGATACGTACAGACAACAGTACAGTGGTggcatacataaatcaccagggAGGCACAAGAAGCAAGTCACTGCAACAGCAGGCATCAAGGATTCTGCATTGGGCAGAGCGCAGTCTCAAGTCTATAAAAGCGGTTCACCTGAAGGGGACACTAAATTGCCTAGCAGATtacctgagcagatgcagtctgtCCCAGGACGAATGGAGTCTCAACGACCGGGTGTTTCATCAGTTGACAGAACACTGGATTGTTCCTCAAGTGGACTTATTCGCCAGAAAGAGCAATGCGAAATGCCGGATGTTTTGCTCTCTTTGTCCCCAAGACGAACCATGGGTAGTAGATGCCTTCTCGATCAGCTGGAGCCATCACAGAATGTACATTTTTCCGCCTCTACATTTGATTTCCAGAGTACTGAACAAAATCTATCGAGACCAGGCGGAAGCAATCTTGATTGTCCCGTTTTGGCCAAAAAGACCGTGGTTTGCTCTGCTACAACGATTAGCTACGGATCATCTGATCCTTCCAGATCAAGAGGACCTGTTAACTCAGGGACCAGCGGTGCATCCCAATCTGAGCCTTCTTCATCTTTCAGCATGGAGCCTGAATGGCGAATACTGAAAAGTAAGGGATTTTCTAATAGGTTATCGGAAACACTGTTACAaagcaggaagaaggtgacgcgcCAAATATACTCTAAAGCCTGGAGGGTATACAACAATTGGTGTGAGGCGAATTCTAGAGATACTGGTCATTCCAATTCAGTTTTAGAATTTCTTCAAGATGGATTCCAGAAAGGTCTAAGTAGTAGTACATTGAAGGTACAAGTTTCAGCATTAACAGTCTTTCTTGACAGAAAATTGGCAGAGGAAGAAGATATCATCAGATTCTTCAAAGCACTCAGGAGGATTCGACCTACAATCCATAGTAGAGTGCCATCTTGGGATCTGAACACTGTGCTACAGGGGCTATGTGAGCCACCCTTTGAACCATTAGTGGATAGTTCTGATAAACTTTTAACTATCAAAACTGCTTTTCTTCTAGCAATAACGTCAGCCAGAAGAGTGGGGGAATTGCAGGCATTGTCAATTCTCGAACCATATTGTGTTATAAGTGACGACAGAATTACACTTCGTCTAGATACCTCCTTCCTACCTAAGGTTGTTTCGAAATTCCACAGATCTCAAGAAATTTTTCTGCCTTCCTTTTGTAATAACCCTTCCAATCAGAAGGAACAGAAGTTACATTGCctagatgttagaagatgtgttcTGGAGTATCTTCAGCGCACTAAGTCCTGGAGGACTTCCAAtgcattattagtattatttgccGGAAAGTTCAGGGGTAAACAGGCCTCAAAATCAACCATAGCCAGATGGATCAAGCAGGCTATATCTCTATCTTATGCTCAACAAGGCAAACAGCTGACTTCGGCGGTCAGGGCTCATTCTACCAGAGCAGTAtcaacttcctgggcagagagggcaggagcatCAGTTGAGCAAATttgcaaggcagccacctggTCAAGTCAGAACACCTTTGTGAGACATTATAGGCTAGATGTATTGTCTAGTGCCGACTTAACGTTCGGCAGAAAAGTGTTGCAGGCTGTAATCCCTCCCTAA
- the LOC137571073 gene encoding uncharacterized protein — protein MEAAGGSSSQGSEETSSVPSLPKMERSDSKSGSRQDKADKPDKPDKPDKTDKTTPHAGSKATHKSGKKCAICGNYMSSSSKVLCQDCTKKVVREETPTMLKELKGWIRSEISSAVQTIKVPEVAVSNVQMPSVPAAVSAAPAVSDIPGPSGSVPIGDPTLKRKRKDDDSEDSEMSEGELDISSLEEIPSETEKSAEKTVKNQKFAFSTDFMKELLAAMHEAMGITIEQKTLSPLDQMYETLSEPQVTFIPVHSSLKGIIRKEWDNPDRRAFWPKSLNKRYPYSPEDQRFWGTAPKLDPSLSKVSRRSDLQFEDFGSLKDPIDKKMDNILRRAWEAASLNFKPSIASTAVARSLKIWLVEVQSQIASGVSREELLNFFPKKFYMQQTIYQMQLMIQSDSQQEPQP, from the exons atggaggctgccggtGGATCTTCCTCCCAGGGCTCTGAGGAGACAAGTTCCGTACCCTCTCTG CCTAAAATGGAAAGATCAGATTCCAAATCtgggtcaagacaagacaaagctGATAAGCCTGACAAGCCTGATAAACCTGATAAAACTGACAAGACTACACCACATGCTGGTTCTAAAGCAACACATAAATCGGGGAAAAAATGTGCTATATGTGGAAATTATATGTCATCCTCTTCAAAAGTATTATGCCAAGATTGTACTAAAAAGGTGGTTAGAGAAGAAACCCCCACTATGTTAAAGGAATTAAAAGGATGGATTAGATCTGAAATTTCGTCTGCTGTGCAGACTATCAAGGTTCCAGAGGTTGCAGTATCTAATGTACAAATGCCTTCAGTGCCTGCAGCAGTCTCTGCAGCCCCGGCAGTATCAGATATCCCAGGTCCTTCAGGTTCAGTTCCCATAGGGGACCCTACTTTAAAAAGGAAAAGGAAAGATGACGATTCTGAAGATTCAGAAATGTCAGAAGGGGAATTGGATATTTCATCTCTGGAAGAGATACCCTCAGAGACTgaaaaatctgctgaaaaaactgtaAAGAATCAGAAATTTGCTTTTTCCACTGACTTTATGAAGGAGTTATTGGCAGCCATGCATGAAGCCATGGGTATTACTATAGAGCAAAAGACTTTATCTCCATTAGATCAGATGTATGaaacattgtcagaaccccaagtGACTTTCATCCCAGTGCATAGTAGTCTTAAGGGGATTATCAGGAAAGAGTGGGATAATCCAGATAGGAGGGCTTTCTGGCCTAAATCACTAAATAAAAGATATCCTTATAGCCCTGAAGACCAAAGGTTTTGGGGGACTGCACCCAAACTAGACCCATCTCTTTCTAAAGTATCCAGGAGATCAGATCTTCAATTCGAAGATTTTGGTAGTTTAAAAGACCCTATCGATAAGAAAATGGACAATATTTTGCGGAGGGCATGGGAagcagcatctttaaatttcaaaCCCTCTATTGCATCTACAGCGGTAGCAAGATCTTTAAAAATTTGGTTAGTAGAAGTCCAGTCTCAGATAGCCTCAGGGGTATCTAGGGAGGAACTTTTGaattttttcccaaaaaaattTTACATGCAACAAACTATCTATCAGATGCAGCTGATGATTCAGTCAGACTCACAGCAAGAACCACAGCCCTAG